In a single window of the Drosophila albomicans strain 15112-1751.03 chromosome 3, ASM965048v2, whole genome shotgun sequence genome:
- the LOC117569199 gene encoding eukaryotic translation initiation factor 4E1, with product MASAEIQIPEPSVFEPNKFLQSRLELQAQAQSPQSAHDAKQELQKPRDQELEGANNKSVPEQQNEQTYKIEYKHPLEHVWTLWYLENDRTKHWRDMLNEITQIDSIETFWSLYYTIKTPSELKVNCDYYMFKQGIQPMWEDEANIKGGRWLFTMGKSSKDALDRVWLDILLMMVGESFEYASDICGAVVNIRGKSNKISVWTANHTNELAVLEIGFKLKTLLHLQSHNLQYQLHSDAMSKMNSGVRSVYSL from the exons atggCCAGCGCTGAGATCCAAATCCCTGAGCCATCGGTGTTCGAACCAAACAAGTTTTTGCAGAGCCGCCTCGAGCTGCAAGCTCAAGCGCAGTCGCCGCAATCGGCACATGATGCCAAGCAGGAGCTGCAGAAGCCACGGGATCAGGAGCTGGAAGGAGCTAATAATAAAAGTGTGCCCGAGCAACAAAACGAGCAAACATACAAAATCGAATATAAACATCCACTTGAGCATGTCTGGACGCTGTGGTATCTGGAAAACGATCGCACCAAGCACTGGCGGGACATGCTCAATGAAATAACACAGATTGACAGTATCGAAACATTCTGGAG TTTGTACTACACTATCAAAACACCATCGGAACTCAAGGTTAACTGCGATTACTATATGTTCAAACAGGGCATTCA ACCCATGTGGGAAGACGAGGCCAACATCAAAGGTGGTCGCTGGCTTTTCACAATGGGCAAGAGCTCGAAGGATGCCCTCGATCGCGTTTGGCTGGACATCTTGCTCATGATGGTGGGCGAATCCTTCGAGTACGCCAGCGACATTTGCGGCGCTGTCGTCAACATACGCGGCAAAAGCAATAAGATTT CTGTCTGGACTGCGAATCACACAAATGAATTGGCTGTCTTGGAGATTGGCTTTAAGCTGAAAACATTGTTGCATCTACAGTCGCATAATTTGCAATATCAACTGCATTCGGATGCCATGTCAAAAATGAATTCAGGAGTTCGATCTGTATATAGCCTGTAA